A section of the Longibacter salinarum genome encodes:
- a CDS encoding DinB family protein, with product MSQTFSDGFQYDRWADRQWCERLRELPSLPNATSLLAHLGATKQVWLGRLQGEDTSGLAIWPDDSLDGAVDRVETAGTAMQKYVAALTPADLGRDARYQNSSGVTFDTPVRDILMHVLTHGHYHRGQIAQHVRAAGHDPVWTDYIAFSRQEKKIR from the coding sequence ATGTCCCAGACTTTCAGCGACGGATTTCAATACGACCGGTGGGCGGACCGCCAATGGTGTGAGCGATTGCGTGAGCTGCCCTCGCTCCCGAACGCGACCTCGCTGCTCGCCCATCTCGGCGCTACAAAACAGGTCTGGCTCGGACGTCTGCAGGGAGAAGACACCAGCGGCCTTGCCATCTGGCCCGACGACTCGCTCGACGGCGCCGTCGACCGCGTAGAAACAGCCGGAACCGCGATGCAGAAATACGTCGCCGCCCTCACGCCAGCGGATCTCGGCCGCGATGCTCGCTACCAGAACAGCTCCGGCGTCACCTTCGACACCCCCGTGCGCGACATTTTGATGCACGTCCTCACCCACGGCCACTACCACCGCGGGCAAATCGCCCAGCACGTCCGCGCCGCCGGCCACGACCCGGTCTGGACCGACTACATCGCCTTCTCCCGCCAGGAGAAAAAGATTCGTTAG